AAAAGTCATCTTAGGAAAGGGAATGTGCACAGGGTATTATCATCACTGCATGACATCCCCAGTATTTCACAACTTCCACAGAACAGTGCGTTCCTTAAGCCCCAGAAACACCAGAGAACAGTCACTTCgaattatttttacagctggaaatcagcattttttcagaatttaaaatagcTGTAGGTAAACAGAATCAGCAACATTTGCTCTGGGCAAAGCAGCACATTCTGTTCCCCCTACCCTCTCCCCAAAACAGGGGTAAAATGCAGTTACTTTTCTCATCGCAGCTACCAGGCCAAGGACACTGGAGCTTTGTAGATTGCAAATTCCTGCGCACACATCATGCACAGTTATACAGCTGAGCAGGGTATCCAGCACAAAACCACTTACCAAGCGCTGAGAGATTTCACTCAACATGCACTTTTCCCATATTCATTAGGAAGAAGTATAATGTATTATGCTGCACTTAAGATTATGCCATTTTAATGACAACAAAATCAATaacatatcagaaaaaaaagaaatggacaCTGtccaagatttttttgttttaggcGATCAGTTGAGATAAGACATCCAAGAAGAATTGATGctggacaaaaatatttctaaaaagcCTTTAAAGTTGTCGGACTTTTTTATCAGTACTTTTAATATTGACGTCCAGTGTCTCCACTTTTTTTGTTAGCCGATCCAGCATATCATCTTGCTCATCTATTTCTGTCTGCAGACCAAGAGCTAGGTTTTTCAGACGACTCAATCCAGAAGACATCTCATCTGTCAATAAAGAGAGGGACCATAAGGAAGCATAAAGCATACTGTTTAAATGGACACTCTCAGGATTCCCTCTTCTACAAAACCCTGAGTTAGAAAATGTTCATTACAACTGCTCAAATCTAAATGTTGTTCTCCAGTAGTGGAAGTGTTGACGTTTTAATACTTCTACAGCATTACTACCAGAAATAATcacttcctccttttttccattacaaGTTAATGACAAATGCTTAAAACCAAATCAGATCTTTATAAAATGACATACTCTGTAATGtactttttactttaaaaaaaaaattcctagaaAATTTGGCACATCTTTTCTCAGCTCTGTATACACAGTATGCTCACTACCTCAATTGTTTTACCTTAAACTTCATGCAGAGGTATCATCAATACACTAAGATTTAAGCAGTTATTTACCAAGCATAGATTgaaaaaatcccatttccaGATTTTCTCATTTGGCTACAAGGAAACTATTTAATCATATAATTTATTGGTATAAATGCTTCTGGGGCTAATAAGTTTTGCACAGCTTGGGAGTAGAACAAATGTGTGTCTACTAACTGGTGCTTGACTACTTTGATCtattcctttctgatttctaGGTCAGCTAAACAGTGACACATGTAAGCAAAGAGGCACTTTGTATATATGCTACagaacaaaggaagagaaagtcaGCTGAGTGGTTTTGGGAagtaatgaaagaaatgcagcaatttcacaaattaaatatttagtgCCTTTTGATTCTTCTATTTTCTGCATAActtgtttatttcaaaagttgTGCACAGTTGTAAATTCTTTGGGTCCAAACTGATGTACAATTTCATGTCTGCATTCAACTGTCAGTCAGGTAAGTTGAATGCATCTTTCAATATAAGTAGTAAGCTTTAGAAAAAGAGGTAGTAAGTATCCACGCTGATATAATCTGGATGTCAATTCAAAGCAGTATTTCCTTATTAATGTTACTAGTACCTGCTTAAGACTTTTCAGAATAGATGGTATAGTGGGTTTGTGgggcaaggttttggtagtgggggggggggctacagaggtggcttctgtgagaataTGCTAGgagcttcccccatgtccaatgcagccaatgccagccagctccaaaacaAGCCCACCACTGGGCAAGGCCAAGCTAATCAGTGCagtggcagcacctctgggatagtATAATAcggaaaaaaaatcagcaccaCTGAGAGCAGCGAGACTTTGAGAGCACcacaactctgcagacaccaaggtcagtgcagaaggaggcaggaggtgctccaggcgctggagcagagattccctgcagcctgtggtgaagcccatggtgaggcaggctgtgcccctgcaggttaacagtggagcagagatccacctgcagcccacagaggaCCCCACACCGGAGCAGGTGGATCCTGAAGGAGGCGCTGACTTGTGGGAAGCCTACACTGGAGCAGTTTTGCTGGTGGGACTTGTGGACCTACGACGAGTCCATGCTGCaacaggtttgctggcaggcttgtgaccccacaggggacccatgctggagcagtctgttcctgaagggctgTACCCCATGGACGGAACGCATGCTGGAGCAGtgcatgaagaactgcagcccatggggagGACTCATGCTGGAGAAATtaatggagaactgtctcccgtgggaAAAAGCTCATGCTGGACAAGGGAGgaatgtgaggaagaaggaacagcagaaacaacatgCTATGAACTGACTGTAATGCCcattccctgctcccctgctctgctcagggCAAAGACATAGAGGTActgggaattaagttaagcccaggaagaagtAAGcagtggggggaaggtgtttttttctgatttgaatggtagTAAATTAAAGAAGTTGAGTCTCTTTCGCTCAtaacagtaattgctgagtgatctccctgtctttatgCCTACCCACGAGCCTTTTgatatattttctctccccacccAGTTGAGGAGGGAAGTCATGAGtggttttggtgggcacctggcatccagccagggtcaaaccaccacaggtGAATAAGCCTGCTTGTCTCAGTAATATTCCAGTCAACTTATACAATGATTTAAAGAGACATTTTCGTATCTTGAATGCAAATGTTATGGGATACTTCAGCACCATTTTGTCATTCAAATGACAGATTTGCTAACGTATTCATACTTGGTAAGTGTTTTTCTTGTCAATATATGATCTAACAGACCTTAtggttttggtgtgggtttttccccttgGTCTCTCTGCTCAGAGACAGTTCAAAACCTAACTATTTCTAAAGCACAAGCATGTTGCTGAAGAGTTGAAGTACTGATACCAGTAGTGTCCACAGTAGATTTATACTATTCCAGGCATCCTAGCCAGTTTGTTTCTAGCTGATTTCACATTAAATTAATGTCTAACCCTGACTTGTTATTAATATTTGCAAGTAGTTGATCCACAGACACCTTACAGCATTCTACCATTCAAATACTGTATGCTTCAATCAACTTCGGGTTCTTGCCACATGAATGCTGAATacaagcaaataatttatttttattattatcaaaTTTCACATGTGAATTAAGTGAAAAACTGTTTGTTCACAATATCTTACTTAGTAATTTTCTCTGGCTCAAGAGCCAAAAATTGAATTACATCAAACAGCTTCAATTTTCTCACTCACCCAAGTTGCTATCAATTTTCTGGTGGTAAGCTCGCAGGTGTTGGTTCTTCGGATAGGAATCCCCTTGCACTGAAGAAACTAAATCTGCTTTGCTGAAATTGTTGTCTGTTAAGAGTAGAtacataatattttataatagaAAAGCTAGCAAGAAGAAGCTATAACATTTTAGAAGGGCTATTAAAAATTAGTCTGGCCACAGCTGCCATGTAATCACATAACCTGTTGGCAATATATCAAAACCAGTCCAAGGTATACAGCACCCCTCAAGATGAACAGTTATTAAGCTACAATTATTCTCTTTTGGGCTGCCTTTTGTAGTTCTACTATGTAgttgagagaaaaaaggaaaaaccccgTCCAACAAAGCAAGTAAGTTGGTAACTTCTACCAGCAGCAGTTAGTGTTCTCCCAGGTCAAGCCACCAGAGAGTTATTTCTGCCCTCTATCGGACAGACTTTTAGTATTCCATGGAGTGGAATGGAGATTAATGTTACCAAAACCCACTCCTTCGCTTACACAACTACAACTATAGATACCCTGCTGCTTTCTCACTCTTACTAAGCTAAATAATTGAACCTCTTCAAAAAGGAACAGTTACTTTGTATGTTAACATCACCACACAAGTTAACTCATTGTGAGAAAGAGGAACAAGACCAAAGCTACACTTCCTTGCGTGAATCAAGTAATGACTTCAGTATGAAGGGTTATAATCCATGTTTGAAATAACAAGGAAAACATATATGAAAACTATGACAAATGGTAGTTAAAAAGGAGAACCTCTGAACCTGTAAGTTGACATTTTGGCAAACATAGGAcaaggctgcctgcagcttgtGTGAATTCTTGGCTATAGTCTCCTCTGTGCAAATACAGGCACTGGATATATCAGTCTTTAGCAGCTGCAGCATAATTTCCCTCACCCCCACTCCTGGAAGGGCTAAATAAAATCTGCATCCAAGTAAAAAATTTCACATCCTCAGCATGGATATAAGGAGTTTTAGGAAAGATAATTGCCTAGAATTCAAAGCCATGAAGGGATACAAATCTCCAGATGATAGGCAGCAACGCAAGTCAACAATTGGGCAGGCTGAAGGGTGTCTGCCTTCACCACTGTGCAAGTTTGCCCCACACGGATAACAGACATTCAGTATAAAGTTAACAAACCTGAATTATCTAGCTTCCTTAAATTTGGATGACTTTCCTGGTATTTTGACTCTTGTTCTTTACTAGACATCATTGCTTCTTTCAATCTAGtaataaagagaataaaaagaaaacattccaaTGGACCACAGGCCTCATTCCGACTCTGTTAAACAAGAACAGGTAtcaaatttaaacaaaagcaaatttgtCAGGCCCAATCCTAAATgctcctttaaaataaactattagcatttgttttcagtgagagCAGAACTGGTTGCTTTAGTGCTGAAAATAGGGTATGGAAACTTTGagatcaaaacaaaaactgtaTCTTCCATCTTGGAGGCAACCTGTTGCTTTCCTCTAGTGGAAGAttgagggggaagggaagggggaatCAATCCATGTAGCATTACCAGGCTTGACATAAATTTCTCAGCTCAAGACAGACAAGTACTGTAAGACACAGTAACTCCACAGCAAcgatttttttaattacagcttcTATTAAAGCTAGAGAAATACACATCATGTTTAACTGGAAGCATGTCAATGCTACAAATCATGACTTCCTGATAAGACTGAAGTAAGCATGATACTTCAGAAGGCTCTGAAGAATTACTTGTGTGACTTTGTGTAGTTGTTCTAATTAACTTCAATTACAagttaattacaaaattaacaCAATTACAAGTCATTATTACCACTAAAATTATAAATAAGAGTAAAAACATTTCTCTCAGAgttaaaggagaaagagagcTAGACACCATCTCAAAAGTCTACTCAACAGAGTCAACAGATCTTTTAAGTTCTGGTTTTCTGGTGACATTTtagagatgctgtgggagataaATCTCAAgtacaatatttattttacttaccTACTGTTAGCATAATATTCAGGGGTTCCATTCTGCTCTGGTCTGCTCTCTGGAGGTTTGGCTTTGAAGTAATTTACCAAGCCCCCCCAAACACTTTTAATGCTATTTATGTGCCTTTGACTAGTCTTCAAGTCCTGGTCCATTTTATCTACCATCTGTTCCGTGCGCTTCAGTGCCTCTCCTTGACGTACGAGCTCCTAACAGACAttgacagaaaaagagaagctaGTAAAGCCAAGATAAACTGAAATATCAAGCATGTAACAGACACactaaaggaaaataacagagtTCCTTCATCTGTGTAGATTATTTCTAAAGGCACGTAGCTTTTTCACTCACTCACTCTTCCTCCAGAGCATTCCAATCAAGAGCTGCTAGTCAGCCATAGCATTAGCCAGCTATAAAACCATCATCACTATGCAATGCCAGTTTCCTGACACCTACCACAAAGAGCATCCAGGAATTTTCTGTATTGGCCTTTTGTCAGGCTGATGTTTGTACCTCTTCTTGATGGAACAAGCATGGCACCAGATGGGACATGCAGTGAAAATGCAAGGGTTTAAGGCTGGGAAACAAGCAAGCGGTACTATTTCTAGTTGTGAACGACACCTTCACTGGAAAGGGATACTATTTTCACATTACTGGGATGTTCCTGGTCATTTATAAACAGGATAAC
The Falco rusticolus isolate bFalRus1 chromosome 1, bFalRus1.pri, whole genome shotgun sequence genome window above contains:
- the SNAP29 gene encoding synaptosomal-associated protein 29, with amino-acid sequence MSAVPRSYNPFAEEDDEEEEEVAARGSGERQRYLQQEVLRRSAATADSTARSLSLLYESERIGVAASEELVRQGEALKRTEQMVDKMDQDLKTSQRHINSIKSVWGGLVNYFKAKPPESRPEQNGTPEYYANSRLKEAMMSSKEQESKYQESHPNLRKLDNSDNNFSKADLVSSVQGDSYPKNQHLRAYHQKIDSNLDEMSSGLSRLKNLALGLQTEIDEQDDMLDRLTKKVETLDVNIKSTDKKVRQL